The Deinococcus sp. Marseille-Q6407 genome has a window encoding:
- a CDS encoding MarR family winged helix-turn-helix transcriptional regulator: MTDTASPPMQFLMSLWDAWQGLTRAGEGQLRGHHGLSLREFIVLSYIGGGTQQPSALAQALNVPRYDISRTLTRLEAAGLLLRQTDAQDARRSELHLSAAGRQLQAQAESTVLEFISRPLAGLAAQPDLPDTLTLSRALRALHPAGPLSPSDTSPHHTEPTQGHHQEPHHKELSR, encoded by the coding sequence ATGACGGACACCGCCTCTCCCCCCATGCAGTTTCTGATGAGCCTGTGGGACGCCTGGCAGGGCCTGACCCGCGCCGGCGAGGGGCAACTGCGCGGGCACCACGGCCTGTCGCTGCGTGAATTTATCGTGCTGAGCTACATCGGCGGCGGGACGCAGCAGCCCAGTGCGCTGGCGCAGGCGCTGAACGTGCCGCGCTACGACATCAGCCGCACGCTGACACGGCTGGAAGCGGCCGGGCTGCTGCTCCGTCAGACCGACGCCCAGGACGCCCGACGCAGCGAACTGCACCTCAGCGCGGCCGGGCGGCAGCTGCAGGCCCAGGCTGAAAGCACCGTGCTGGAATTCATCAGCAGGCCGCTGGCCGGGCTGGCGGCGCAGCCGGACCTGCCCGACACGCTCACCCTCAGCCGGGCGCTGCGGGCACTGCATCCTGCCGGTCCCCTTTCCCCTTCTGACACCTCACCCCACCACACAGAACCCACACAAGGCCACCACCAAGAACCCCACCACAAGGAGCTTTCCCGATGA
- a CDS encoding cytochrome P450, which translates to MTTPASSGCPFHGPSSGSAQTASLTRRPSLPPQPPQTVQRGDDGVYYVGSFDLSRQILRSEDVTQAGFMAESATETGMLGRPPVLYAEGEHHHEMRRATARYFTPKHVAEYQPFIAALADDLIAELWQGGEQNLDDLSLKLAVRVAAQVIGLTDSAVPGMERRITHFVESGGDGNPVSTNQLSPARGLLMQGHTLNFFLLDVKPAIARRRRDPQDDLISYLLERGYSDLEILTECLTYGTAGMVTTREFISAAAWHLLHDAELRGRYLHAPEQERFAVLHEILRLEPVVTQLFRRVQRELEVGGVTIPAGSVVALNVQQANVDQAVVGEDAEALCPHRPLPRGVQDPVLSFGDGHHRCPGAFLAIRESDVFLRRLLIWRDLELRRDPSVGYNEVIKGYELRGLRVRFAGSAA; encoded by the coding sequence ATGACCACGCCTGCTTCCTCCGGCTGCCCTTTTCATGGCCCTTCCAGCGGCTCTGCCCAGACCGCCTCACTGACCCGCCGCCCCAGCTTGCCGCCCCAGCCCCCACAGACGGTGCAGCGCGGCGACGACGGCGTATATTACGTGGGTTCCTTTGACCTCTCGCGCCAGATTCTGCGTTCGGAAGACGTGACGCAGGCCGGCTTCATGGCCGAAAGCGCCACCGAAACCGGGATGCTGGGGCGCCCGCCGGTGTTGTACGCCGAGGGCGAACACCACCACGAGATGCGCCGGGCCACCGCCCGCTACTTCACCCCCAAGCACGTGGCCGAGTACCAGCCGTTTATCGCCGCGCTGGCCGACGACCTGATTGCGGAGCTGTGGCAAGGCGGCGAGCAGAACCTGGATGACCTGTCGCTGAAGCTGGCCGTGCGGGTGGCGGCGCAGGTCATCGGCCTGACCGATTCGGCGGTGCCGGGCATGGAGCGCCGCATCACCCACTTTGTGGAATCCGGCGGCGACGGTAACCCGGTCAGCACCAATCAGCTCAGCCCGGCGCGCGGCCTGCTGATGCAGGGGCACACCCTGAACTTTTTCCTGCTGGACGTGAAACCCGCCATCGCCCGGCGGCGCCGTGACCCGCAGGACGACCTGATCTCCTATCTATTGGAGCGCGGCTACAGCGACCTGGAAATCCTGACCGAGTGCCTCACCTACGGCACCGCCGGCATGGTCACCACCCGCGAGTTCATCTCGGCGGCGGCCTGGCACCTGCTGCACGACGCAGAGCTGCGCGGCCGTTACCTGCACGCCCCCGAGCAGGAGCGCTTCGCGGTGCTGCACGAGATTCTGCGGCTGGAGCCGGTGGTCACGCAGCTGTTCCGCCGGGTGCAGCGCGAGCTGGAAGTGGGCGGCGTGACCATTCCCGCCGGCTCGGTGGTGGCGCTGAACGTGCAGCAGGCCAACGTGGACCAGGCCGTGGTGGGCGAGGACGCCGAGGCGCTGTGCCCCCACCGCCCGCTGCCACGCGGCGTGCAGGACCCGGTGCTGTCGTTCGGTGACGGCCACCACCGCTGCCCCGGCGCCTTTTTAGCCATCCGCGAGAGCGACGTGTTCCTGCGCCGGCTGCTGATCTGGCGCGACCTGGAACTGCGCCGCGACCCGTCGGTGGGCTACAACGAGGTCATCAAGGGCTACGAACTGCGCGGGCTGCGGGTGCGCTTTGCAGGTTCGGCGGCCTGA
- a CDS encoding GNAT family N-acetyltransferase: MSFSLFKAATLTPETTTEAQRLALGQLLSDRYARSWPEEPPLVPELEARTLFTKSAGSWRRVWAVWDGAAALAWAQLEGSHQHNTHSASLNLLVHPDYEAMAGDALRRTLWTAVADPARAQGIKIVATWGVDRYPEGLAFLPAADPYALHRWTRVPDEYLARVADLQAVINDMPTGDSELGELVYTPQNIRDREAEVAADGETRFMTALEDTRTGRLVAYSETYWGPQRPELAYQGATAVRRECRGLALGKWVKADMLRWLREAAPGARFIKTNVAEENDAMNALNRALGFRPYAVTTEWEVRL, translated from the coding sequence TTGTCCTTTTCCCTTTTTAAAGCTGCCACCCTGACTCCTGAGACCACCACCGAGGCCCAGCGTTTGGCTCTGGGTCAGCTGCTGAGCGACCGCTACGCTCGCAGCTGGCCCGAAGAACCGCCGCTGGTGCCCGAGCTGGAAGCCAGGACACTGTTCACCAAAAGTGCTGGATCGTGGCGCCGCGTCTGGGCCGTCTGGGACGGGGCCGCCGCACTGGCCTGGGCCCAGCTGGAAGGCAGCCATCAGCACAACACCCACTCGGCCAGCCTGAACCTGCTGGTTCACCCGGATTATGAGGCCATGGCTGGCGATGCGCTGCGCCGCACACTCTGGACGGCTGTCGCTGATCCTGCCCGGGCGCAGGGCATAAAGATTGTCGCGACCTGGGGGGTAGACCGTTACCCGGAGGGGCTGGCGTTCCTGCCGGCAGCTGACCCCTATGCGTTGCACCGCTGGACCCGGGTGCCGGACGAGTATCTGGCGCGGGTGGCCGACCTGCAGGCGGTCATCAACGACATGCCCACCGGAGATTCCGAGCTGGGTGAGCTGGTCTACACGCCGCAGAACATCCGCGACCGTGAGGCGGAGGTGGCGGCCGACGGCGAAACCCGCTTTATGACCGCGCTGGAAGACACCCGCACGGGCCGCCTGGTCGCCTATTCCGAAACCTACTGGGGGCCGCAGCGCCCGGAACTGGCATACCAGGGCGCGACCGCCGTGCGGCGTGAGTGCCGGGGGCTGGCCCTGGGCAAATGGGTCAAGGCCGATATGCTGCGCTGGCTGCGAGAAGCAGCGCCGGGCGCCCGCTTCATCAAAACCAACGTGGCCGAGGAAAATGACGCCATGAACGCGCTGAACCGGGCGCTGGGGTTCCGACCCTACGCCGTCACGACCGAATGGGAGGTGCGGCTGTAG
- the msrP gene encoding protein-methionine-sulfoxide reductase catalytic subunit MsrP translates to MSPTRREFLKYGAQLIGTAAAFGGGLTLLTRRAAPPGEEEAASAAASGTSAAARQTDERGDLVTPFALATSYNNFYELGWDKSDPARNAELLRRYIAGQQPWTVTFSGEVERPGTYDLSRLLGWADQQERIYRLRCVEAWSMVMPWRGLPLGDILRRVGYTSQARYVQFTSVFAPQALPGQRSATLDWPYVEGLRLDEALHPLTLLATGLHGEDLPAQNGAPLRLVVPWKYGFKSAKSITHITLTREQPATTWRVAAPQEYGFYANVNPEVPHPRWSQATERRLDGSGGLLSERRATFPFNGYAEQVAGLYAGLDLRENY, encoded by the coding sequence ATGTCCCCCACCCGGCGCGAGTTTCTGAAATACGGTGCCCAACTGATCGGCACGGCGGCGGCGTTTGGGGGCGGCCTGACCCTGCTTACCCGCCGCGCGGCGCCGCCGGGGGAGGAAGAAGCGGCCTCGGCGGCTGCATCCGGCACCTCGGCAGCAGCCCGCCAGACCGACGAACGCGGCGACCTGGTGACCCCGTTTGCACTGGCGACGAGTTACAACAATTTCTACGAGCTGGGCTGGGACAAGAGCGACCCCGCCCGCAACGCCGAGCTGCTGCGCCGTTACATTGCCGGGCAACAGCCCTGGACCGTCACCTTCAGCGGTGAGGTGGAGCGCCCCGGCACCTATGACCTCTCGCGGCTGCTCGGTTGGGCTGACCAGCAGGAGCGCATCTACCGCCTGCGCTGCGTGGAAGCCTGGAGCATGGTGATGCCCTGGCGGGGGCTGCCGCTGGGTGACATTCTCCGGCGGGTGGGGTATACGTCTCAGGCGCGCTATGTGCAGTTCACGTCGGTGTTTGCGCCCCAGGCCCTGCCGGGGCAGCGCTCGGCCACGCTGGACTGGCCCTATGTGGAGGGCCTGCGGCTGGATGAGGCGCTGCATCCCCTGACCCTGCTGGCCACCGGCCTGCACGGCGAGGACCTGCCGGCCCAGAACGGCGCGCCGCTGCGGCTGGTGGTGCCCTGGAAGTACGGCTTCAAATCGGCCAAGAGCATCACCCATATCACCCTGACCCGTGAGCAGCCCGCGACCACCTGGCGGGTGGCGGCGCCGCAGGAATACGGCTTTTATGCCAATGTCAACCCGGAGGTGCCGCACCCCCGCTGGTCACAGGCCACCGAGCGGCGACTGGACGGCAGCGGCGGCCTGCTGAGCGAGCGGCGCGCCACCTTTCCTTTTAACGGGTACGCCGAGCAGGTGGCCGGGCTGTATGCCGGGCTGGACCTGCGGGAGAATTACTAA